A stretch of the Archocentrus centrarchus isolate MPI-CPG fArcCen1 unplaced genomic scaffold, fArcCen1 scaffold_32_ctg1, whole genome shotgun sequence genome encodes the following:
- the LOC115776458 gene encoding pleckstrin homology domain-containing family F member 1-like: MDQLMFAQENWERVQAVANTFGRSGKLLLQSDRVLVGEGTLVKQGRKKQQPKAFFLFNDVLAYGGVVLNGRWHKKLQIIPLEDVLLEDLEDGVRMKNQWLIRTPRKSFYVSAASYEEKRAWIEHIEECKDRVLQSGGRRSTVAFASTWIPDQASAICMRCASKFTKTHRRHHCRKCGFLVCGPCSRKRALITHIDSAKQLRVCRTCYLSLGAADEVQDSTRQRWDSAGKSDEDELEECSEEEEEEPEFRVEEEDPSRWMDSCSLYIYIRPEHIRPQT, translated from the exons ATGGACCAGCTGATGTTTGCTCAGGAGAACTGGGAACGGGTCCAGGCCGTCGCCAACACGTTCGGGCGATCGGGGAAGCTCTTGCTTCAGTCGGACCGGGTTCTGGTCGGAGAGGGCACGCTGGTAAAGCAGGGCCGCAAGAAGCAGCAGCCCAAagccttcttcctcttcaaCGACGTGCTGGCGTACGGCGGCGTCGTCCTGAACGGCCGCTGGCACAAGAAGCTGCAGATCATCCCTCTAG AGGATGTCCTGCTGGAGGACCTGGAGGACGGTGTCAGGATGAAGAACCAGTGGCTGATCCGCACGCCCAGGAAGTCTTTCTACGTTTCTGCCGCCTCCTACGAGGAGAAGCGAGCCTGGATCGAGCACATAGAGGAGTGCAAAGACAGAGTGCTGCAGAGCGGTGGCCGCAGGTCCACTGTAGCCTTTGCCAGTACCTGGATCCCAGACCAGGCCTCCGCCATCTGCATGCGCTGTGCCAGCAAGTTCACCAAGACCCACCGTCGACACCACTGCAGAAAATGTGGCTTCCTGGTCTGCGGCCCGTGCTCCAGGAAGAGAGCGCTGATCACACACATTGACTCAGCGAAGCAGCTGAGAGTCTGCAGAACATGTTACTTGAGTCTGGGGGCCGCCGACGAGGTCCAGGACTCGACTCGTCAGAGGTGGGACAGCGCCGGGAAGTCAGATGAAGACGAGCTGGAAGAgtgcagtgaggaggaggaggaggagccagAGTTCCGtgtggaggaggaagacccCAGCAGGTGGATGGACTCCTGCTCCCTTTATATCTACATCAGGCCAGAGCACATTAGGCCCCAAACATAA